From Streptomyces sp. SAI-135:
CTCCTGGCCGGAGAGCTTCATGATCTCGTACATGACCTCGTCGGTCACCGCGCGCAGCACGAAACGGTCGTGCTCCATGCCCTGGTAGCGGCTGAAGTCCAGGGGCTCGCCGATACGGATGCCCGGGCGCATCAGCTTGGGCATGACCTTGCCGGGCGGCTGGATCTTCTCGGTGTCGATCATGGCGACCGGGATCACCGGGGCGCCGCTGGCGAGCGCCACGCGCGCGAGGCCGCCGGGCTTGCCGCGGTAGAGCCGCCCGTCGGGCGAGCGCGTGCCCTCGGGGTAGATCCCGAAGAGCTCGCCGCGCTCCAGGACGTCGAGGCCGCTCTTGATGGCGGCCTCGCCCGCGCCGCGCGCGCCGGAGCGGTCCACCGGGAGCTGGCCGACGCCCTTGAAGAAGGCGGCCGTGAGGCGGCCCTTGACCCCGGGCGTGGTGAAGTACTCGGCCTTCGCGATGAAGGTGACCTTGCGGTCGAGGACCGCGGGCAGGAAGAACGAGTCGGAGAACGACAGGTGGTTGCTCGCCAGGATGGCGGGGCCCTCGGCGGGAATGTTCTCCAGGCCTTCCACCCAGGGCCTGAAGGCGACCTTCAGTGGCCCTCCGATGGCGACCTTCATCGTGCCGTACAACAACCGAGTGCCTCCTGTGTCTGTCGTTCAGACCTTAACCCGGAGCCCCGGCAAACAGACCGACGGCCCTGGTCGGTGTCAGTGCGGTCGCGTACGGTGAACCTCACCTGGACTTGCTCACGCTTCTTTCATGAACAGGAGACCTAGGTGCCGGTCCTCCCCGGAGCCGAGCCGTTCCGCCATGAGGGCGGGGAGGCCGGTGTCCTTCTCTGCCACGGCTTCACCGGTTCCCCCCAGTCACTGCGGCCCTGGGCCCAGCACCTCGCCGCGCACGGCCTGACGGTCTCCCTGCCGCTGCTGCCGGGGCACGGCACCCGCTGGCAGGACATGGCCCTCACCGGCTGGCAGGACTGGTACGCCGAGGTGGACCGCGAGCTGCGCGCCCTC
This genomic window contains:
- a CDS encoding lysophospholipid acyltransferase family protein — protein: MLYGTMKVAIGGPLKVAFRPWVEGLENIPAEGPAILASNHLSFSDSFFLPAVLDRKVTFIAKAEYFTTPGVKGRLTAAFFKGVGQLPVDRSGARGAGEAAIKSGLDVLERGELFGIYPEGTRSPDGRLYRGKPGGLARVALASGAPVIPVAMIDTEKIQPPGKVMPKLMRPGIRIGEPLDFSRYQGMEHDRFVLRAVTDEVMYEIMKLSGQEYVDIYATAAKRQISEAAKAEKAARAAAARADAGDKDKLGA